Genomic segment of Gammaproteobacteria bacterium:
TAAGAGACGGCTCAGCAATGGTGGTTGCAAAACCAATTAAAAAAGCAAAGATATAAACCCAGCTATAATCGGTCCAAGCAAGTTGCTGTACCACGCCACTAAGCTGCGCTGCATTATCAACACCGGCAATAAAGGCTGGATCAGTCAGTTGCTTGGCCATTAACCGCCCTAAAGGAAACAGCGCTAATTCAAGCCCAATTAAGAATAATGATAAGCCGATTAAGACCCAAACAAAGCCCCGTAATACCTTACCAAGATTGGGTAATGGCTTGCGGATTACGGCAAATTGAAAGCCAAATAAAATCGCCGCTATCGGCAGGACATCGGTGAAGGTGGCTAAGATTGTTTGCACAATCTGAATTAGGATGTCGCTCAAGGTCATAGTTTAATCATCCCGTAAGCCATCACGAAAATCATAGGGGTTAGGGAGGCTAAGGCGATTAGCCCAAAGCCGTCGATCATCGGATTTCTGCCTTTAATTGAGGAAGCTAAACCCACCCCCAAAGCAGTGACTAGCGGCACGGTGATGGTTGAGGTTGTAACGCCGCCAGAGTCATAAGCAATCCCGATAATCTCTGGTGGTGCGAACATTGTCATAATAACGACGAGTAAGTAGCCGATAATAATAAACCATTGCAGCGGCCAGCCTTTGATTATTCTAAATACCCCCAGCGCGATAGCAATACCAACACTTAACGCAACACTTAGTCTAAGTCCTTGGGCATAATCGTTCATCGCGGCTTGGCTGGCTCCAATTAAACCACCATCAGCCGCTACTTTTGCCGCTTCAGCGGCAACGGCTATTAAAGCTGGCTCGGCGACTGTCGTGCCAAAACCGAGGCAAAAAGCAAAGATCAATAACCACTTCACGCTGCCTTTACGGGCAAAGGCGTGGGCCATTGATTCACCAATCGGAAATAAGCCTTGTTCCAGGCCGTGAATAAAGAAAGTAAGACCTAGTAAAACAAATAAGACCCCAAGCAGTAACTGACCGACATTAGGCAAGGGCTGGCCAATCACTACCAGCTGAAAGAAAACAATCACCGCAATGATCGGTGCCAAATCTCTGGCACTGCTGATCATAAAATAAAACAGTTTTTTGAAGGTCTTTTGCAACTTAGATCCCTTAAATTGAGCTGATTGTACTTTTATCTTACCGTAAAAGTGAGCTTTTGATCTAGGCCATATATTAGTAACTAGCGGGTTAAAACAGGTTTTTAAATAATAAGATAGTAGGATTGACAGTTAATTAAAGCGCTAATCCGATGGGCGGGGGTTTAATCGAAGAATTGATGGCGGCAGCTGGTGAGCTACAACAAGAGAAAAAGGTGATTAAATTTGGATAAAAAAAGCCGCGTTAAACGCGGCTTCAATCTTTAAGCTAAGTTAAATGCTTGCTTAGTATTCGAACATTGCCGAAATAGATTCTTCGTTTGAAACGCGGCGCAGTGCTTCAGCAATCATGCTGTCTAATGACAGAACTTTTACTTTACCGGTTGCAATCATTTCAGGGCTCAGTGGAATTGAATCTGTAACAATAAATTGTTCGATTACACTGTTTTCAACGTTTTCTACTGCACTGCCTGAAAATACTGGGTGAGTTGCGTAAGCGTAGATATTACGAGCGCCATGTTCTTTGAGCGCTTCGGCTGCTTTACACAAGGTGCCGCCAGTATCGATCATATCATCAACAATAATACAGTCACGATCAGCAACATCACCGATAATATGCATAACTTGTGATACGTTGGCTTGTGGGCGACGTTTATCGATAATAGCCAAGTCGGTATCATCAAGTAATTTCGCTAACGCACGTGCGCGCACGACACCGCCAATGTCTGGAGACACGACGATAGGGCGGTGAAACTCACGGCTTTTAATATCATTCAAAAGGACAGGAGTACCAAATACGTTGTCTACTGGTACATCAAAGAAGCCCTGGATTTGCTCTGCGTGCAAATCAACCGTTAAAACTCGGTCAACCCCAACACTCGACAAGAAGTCAGCAACAACTTTGGCAGTAATTGGTACACGAGCACTGCGAACGCGGCGATCTTGGCGCGCGTAGCCAAAATAAGGGATAACGGCAGTAATACGACCAGCAGAAGCTCGGCGTAGTGCGTCAACCATCACTAATAACTCCATCAGGTTGTTATTAGTGGGTGAGCAAGTTGATTGCAAGATGAACACATCTGCACCACGTACATTTTCGTTAATTTGTACGCTAATTTCCCCGTCACTAAAGCAACCAACAGTCGCATCACCTAATTTCAGGTAAAGACGATCGGCAATTTTTTTAGCAAGTTCAGGGATGGCGTTTCCAGCAAATAGCTTAATATCAGGCACGTTAAAACCTCAGGCGTTGGTTTTGTCGGTGGTATTTAAGACCACCATTGCATTAGTCGTTTTATTATAAAACAACTAACAGTAAGTTATGTTTGCATCAAATCGGCAGACTGGAATGGTTTAGTTTCGTTACTAAAGGAGATTGGTTAATCCCTTTGGCGATAAAACCTTGCATCGGTTTTGGTAATTTATCTAACACAGCAGCCGCTGACTGTTGGTCGACAAATTCACCAAAAACACAACTACCAGTGCCGGTCATTTTTGCTGGCGCGTATTGTATCAACCACGCAAGGGCCTTGGCAACTTCAGGATAACGATTTTTTGTGACTTTTTCGCAATCATTTGTCAATAAAGCATTATTTATTTGTGATATAGAAATGGGAGCTGTATCACGAACTAACTCAGGGGCGCTAAAAATTTCGCGGGTACACACTGAAACACCGGGCCAAATCACCAAATACCAAGGTTGTGGTGGTGAAACAGGGGTTAGTTTTTCACCAATTCCTTGTGCGAATGCGGCGAAACCACGAATAAAAATTGGAACATCCGCCCCTAAGCTCAGCCCGAGCTGTGCCAGTTGGTCGTTTGATAACTGACATTGCCACAAATGATTCAAGGCGACTAAGGTGGTCGCAGCATCAGATGAACCGCCGCCAAGACCCGCGCCCATTGGCAGGATTTTAGTCAGTTCAATTGAGGCTCCTGCATTGTGTAATGCATAGGGCTTTAGCAACATCGCCGCGCGATAAATAAGATTATCTTCAAGTGTAACACCTGGCACATCCGGGCTAAGGCTAATAGATCCTGAATCATTACAATCGATAGCTAAGCTGTCGCCATAATCTAAAAATTGGAACACAGTCTCCAACGTATGGTAGCCATTATCGAGCTGGCCAGTAATATGAAGAAACAGATTTATTTTAGCCGGTGCTGGCCACTGATTGTTGCCAGGAGTGATATTGTGCATAGAGAGTCTTATCATTGGTTGGGTCTAGTTACTGCTCAAGTTGCCACTGGCTAATCGCCAGTTTTAATAATGAGCCGTCGCGTTGTAATCTTAGCTGATGAGGTAGCTTATGTCCTTGCACCGTTTTGTATTGACCAAGGCTGAGCTGCCATGGTCGATTTAAACTGTCAACAATGATGCCTTGGGTAAAATCACCCTGCGGGCTCAAGCTGACTTGTGTTGCATCGCTTACTTCGCCAATTAACCAATGTTGCAGTTGATTGACCGGAATATGCCAGCCAGTTAATTGC
This window contains:
- the ispE gene encoding 4-(cytidine 5'-diphospho)-2-C-methyl-D-erythritol kinase, with the translated sequence MHNITPGNNQWPAPAKINLFLHITGQLDNGYHTLETVFQFLDYGDSLAIDCNDSGSISLSPDVPGVTLEDNLIYRAAMLLKPYALHNAGASIELTKILPMGAGLGGGSSDAATTLVALNHLWQCQLSNDQLAQLGLSLGADVPIFIRGFAAFAQGIGEKLTPVSPPQPWYLVIWPGVSVCTREIFSAPELVRDTAPISISQINNALLTNDCEKVTKNRYPEVAKALAWLIQYAPAKMTGTGSCVFGEFVDQQSAAAVLDKLPKPMQGFIAKGINQSPLVTKLNHSSLPI
- a CDS encoding ribose-phosphate pyrophosphokinase → MPDIKLFAGNAIPELAKKIADRLYLKLGDATVGCFSDGEISVQINENVRGADVFILQSTCSPTNNNLMELLVMVDALRRASAGRITAVIPYFGYARQDRRVRSARVPITAKVVADFLSSVGVDRVLTVDLHAEQIQGFFDVPVDNVFGTPVLLNDIKSREFHRPIVVSPDIGGVVRARALAKLLDDTDLAIIDKRRPQANVSQVMHIIGDVADRDCIIVDDMIDTGGTLCKAAEALKEHGARNIYAYATHPVFSGSAVENVENSVIEQFIVTDSIPLSPEMIATGKVKVLSLDSMIAEALRRVSNEESISAMFEY
- the lolB gene encoding outer membrane lipoprotein LolB, which gives rise to MTKPSQTLNPDYPLSQWQFSGKFAIKTPQKKQGLKIHWQQNGPHFDIKLLTIFGITVLTIEGDKHLVTIEADDGPIKGRSAEQLIWQLTGWHIPVNQLQHWLIGEVSDATQVSLSPQGDFTQGIIVDSLNRPWQLSLGQYKTVQGHKLPHQLRLQRDGSLLKLAISQWQLEQ
- a CDS encoding DUF1538 domain-containing protein, which codes for MISSARDLAPIIAVIVFFQLVVIGQPLPNVGQLLLGVLFVLLGLTFFIHGLEQGLFPIGESMAHAFARKGSVKWLLIFAFCLGFGTTVAEPALIAVAAEAAKVAADGGLIGASQAAMNDYAQGLRLSVALSVGIAIALGVFRIIKGWPLQWFIIIGYLLVVIMTMFAPPEIIGIAYDSGGVTTSTITVPLVTALGVGLASSIKGRNPMIDGFGLIALASLTPMIFVMAYGMIKL